Proteins encoded in a region of the Paenibacillus wynnii genome:
- the aroF gene encoding 3-deoxy-7-phosphoheptulonate synthase, with protein MIVITSNQTPEEQVQDIIAVIEKEGLQVHLSRGADRTVIGLVGGVTPKLAEHLRQMKGVENVVKITKSYKLASRDFHPEDTVIDIRGVKIGGENLVIMGGPCAVESPEQIDEIARLVKAAGGQVLRGGAFKPRTGPYSFQGVGVEGLTMMAEAGRRHGLLTITEVMTPEYVDVCAEHADILQVGTRNMQNFDLLRKLGTCGRPVLLKRGFSATYDELLNAAEYILAGGNRDVMLCERGIRTFETYTRNTLDLTAIPVLQSLSHLPVISDPSHGTGRRELVEPMSKASVAAGANGLIIEMHTDPDNSMTGDGVQSLFPDQFANLLRDLEKLAPLVGRKFSTSPEPASVV; from the coding sequence ATGATCGTTATTACATCCAACCAAACACCAGAAGAGCAAGTACAGGACATTATAGCAGTAATTGAAAAGGAAGGGCTGCAGGTGCATCTCTCCCGGGGGGCTGACCGTACGGTTATTGGTTTGGTAGGAGGCGTTACACCTAAGCTTGCGGAACATCTGCGCCAGATGAAGGGTGTGGAAAATGTAGTCAAAATCACGAAATCCTACAAGCTTGCCAGCCGGGACTTTCATCCTGAAGATACAGTAATTGATATTCGGGGCGTTAAAATCGGTGGAGAGAATCTCGTCATTATGGGCGGACCTTGCGCCGTGGAATCTCCGGAACAAATCGATGAAATTGCTCGTTTGGTAAAAGCTGCAGGAGGTCAGGTTCTGCGCGGTGGCGCTTTTAAACCCCGTACCGGTCCTTACAGCTTCCAAGGTGTTGGTGTCGAAGGACTTACCATGATGGCTGAAGCAGGCAGACGTCACGGGCTGCTAACCATCACGGAAGTAATGACACCGGAATACGTAGATGTGTGTGCGGAGCACGCTGATATTTTGCAAGTCGGTACAAGAAATATGCAAAACTTTGATTTACTGCGAAAGCTCGGAACCTGCGGCCGGCCCGTATTGTTAAAGCGCGGTTTTAGTGCTACCTATGATGAACTGTTAAATGCAGCAGAGTACATTTTAGCCGGCGGTAATCGGGATGTAATGCTCTGTGAACGGGGTATTCGGACCTTCGAGACCTACACTCGCAATACATTGGATCTTACGGCGATTCCAGTCCTTCAAAGCTTGAGTCATCTCCCTGTTATTTCTGATCCAAGTCACGGAACAGGCCGTAGAGAGCTGGTTGAACCTATGTCCAAGGCTTCCGTAGCTGCAGGAGCAAACGGTTTGATTATCGAAATGCATACCGATCCTGATAATTCCATGACGGGCGATGGAGTTCAATCTCTATTCCCTGACCAATTCGCGAATTTATTAAGAGATTTGGAGAAGCTTGCACCGTTGGTTGGACGCAAGTTCTCTACTTCACCGGAACCTGCA
- a CDS encoding 4-hydroxy-3-methylbut-2-enyl diphosphate reductase, producing the protein MEVIKISPRGYCYGVVDAMVMARQAAQNLDLPRPIYILGMIVHNSHVTNSFEDDGIITLDGHNRLDILDKVDSGTVIFTAHGVSPEVRKMARAKGLTTLDATCPDVTKTHDLIKEKVEDGYEVIYIGKKGHPEPEGAVGIAPEHVHLIETEAEIESLSIPSSRIVITNQTTMSQWDIKHIMRKLLETFPGAEVHNEICMATQVRQEAVAEQAGQTDLVIVVGDPRSNNSNRLAQVSQEIAGVPAHRISDVSEMNIEWLQGVNKVGVTSGASTPTPITKEVILFLEQYDPARPETWEIKRTVNMAKLLPPVKNTSKTGTPS; encoded by the coding sequence ATGGAAGTAATCAAAATTTCTCCTCGGGGATATTGTTATGGTGTCGTTGATGCCATGGTAATGGCTCGTCAGGCCGCTCAAAATCTTGATCTGCCCCGGCCGATTTATATATTGGGTATGATTGTTCATAATAGTCACGTCACCAACTCCTTTGAGGACGATGGTATTATTACGCTGGATGGGCATAACCGTCTGGATATTCTGGATAAAGTGGATAGCGGTACTGTTATTTTTACAGCTCATGGTGTTTCGCCGGAGGTTCGCAAGATGGCCCGGGCGAAGGGTTTGACCACTTTGGATGCTACATGTCCCGATGTGACTAAAACCCATGATCTGATTAAGGAAAAGGTTGAAGATGGCTATGAGGTCATTTATATCGGAAAGAAGGGCCACCCAGAACCCGAGGGTGCGGTAGGAATTGCCCCGGAGCATGTTCATCTGATTGAGACGGAAGCAGAGATAGAATCGCTCTCGATTCCTTCTTCACGGATTGTGATTACGAATCAGACGACAATGAGTCAGTGGGATATCAAGCATATTATGAGAAAACTGCTGGAAACTTTCCCGGGCGCAGAAGTGCATAATGAAATTTGTATGGCTACTCAGGTTCGACAGGAGGCTGTAGCAGAGCAGGCTGGGCAAACCGATCTTGTGATTGTAGTCGGTGATCCGCGAAGCAACAACTCCAACCGTCTGGCGCAAGTGTCTCAAGAGATAGCGGGCGTACCCGCTCACCGTATTTCGGACGTATCCGAGATGAATATAGAATGGCTGCAAGGAGTCAACAAGGTAGGGGTTACATCAGGTGCTTCTACACCAACTCCGATCACCAAGGAAGTTATATTATTTCTAGAGCAGTATGATCCTGCACGGCCTGAGACATGGGAGATTAAGCGAACGGTTAATATGGCGAAGCTGCTTCCACCCGTTAAGAATACGAGTAAAACAGGCACACCATCGTAA
- a CDS encoding sensor histidine kinase, with product MSIRLRLTAWYSGILAVMLLAFSAAIYGFVYFNTYGDLKDRVQKQVEELQVRPRWGYDGSLLNVDVNLTQADLLEEANMLVQIYIYDSKTIQQSDNMSSLGMKFEFPARDKIENQKGFKQLSLGGYHFIMYQMALKNPDGKPLAVLQVAAPTSQEDKLMLRLKNILLVGSFATLLAAFTFGLFLARKSMSPIGKVIEAANGIQTGTDLSSRIEYEGPPDEIGQLIETVNSMLGRMEGFYKELEDSYAAQRRFVSDASHELRTPLTTIRGNIDLLQKVWDLEPGENPSLDDASIRQMSKESVRDIADEAKRMSRLVADMLSLARADTGRTFDKEPVALEPMMTEVARRAAFLPHQAEWVVGEMTHLNGKYIVGNKDYLQQMLFIFIDNAFKYTPAGEVSLNAVFYQSQVGIRITDTGIGMDKDEVPHIFDRFYRADESRGITEGIGLGLSIAKWIIDEHGGSVEVVTRQGEGTTFVIWLPLLFAPPLE from the coding sequence ATGTCCATTAGGCTGCGGCTGACTGCTTGGTATTCTGGGATTTTGGCTGTTATGCTGCTGGCCTTTTCAGCTGCAATTTATGGCTTTGTCTATTTTAATACCTATGGTGATTTGAAGGATCGTGTACAAAAACAGGTTGAGGAGCTGCAGGTCCGGCCGCGCTGGGGATATGATGGCTCACTGCTAAACGTAGATGTGAATTTAACTCAAGCTGACCTTTTGGAAGAAGCAAATATGCTGGTGCAAATCTATATTTATGACAGCAAAACCATCCAACAATCGGATAATATGAGTAGTCTGGGCATGAAATTTGAGTTTCCAGCGCGTGATAAAATAGAGAATCAAAAGGGATTTAAGCAATTAAGCCTGGGGGGTTACCATTTTATTATGTATCAAATGGCTCTCAAAAACCCTGACGGCAAACCTCTGGCGGTACTCCAGGTTGCTGCACCTACCAGCCAGGAAGATAAACTCATGTTAAGGCTGAAAAACATATTGCTGGTAGGATCGTTTGCTACCTTATTGGCAGCCTTCACCTTCGGTCTATTCTTGGCACGTAAATCTATGAGTCCGATAGGTAAGGTTATCGAGGCGGCCAACGGGATACAGACCGGAACTGATCTTAGCTCGCGTATCGAATATGAAGGCCCGCCTGATGAGATCGGTCAGCTTATTGAGACGGTTAACAGTATGCTTGGACGGATGGAAGGTTTCTATAAAGAGCTTGAGGATTCCTATGCAGCACAGCGGCGTTTCGTCTCTGATGCTTCGCATGAACTGCGTACGCCTCTTACGACAATCCGCGGGAATATTGATTTACTGCAAAAGGTTTGGGATCTTGAGCCTGGGGAGAATCCTTCGCTCGATGATGCCTCTATTCGTCAAATGTCTAAGGAGTCTGTGCGTGACATTGCGGATGAAGCCAAACGGATGAGCCGGCTTGTTGCGGATATGCTTTCGTTGGCCCGCGCAGATACCGGACGGACATTTGATAAGGAGCCGGTAGCTTTGGAGCCAATGATGACAGAAGTTGCGCGTCGAGCAGCCTTCCTGCCTCATCAGGCCGAGTGGGTGGTAGGTGAGATGACCCACCTGAATGGGAAGTATATTGTGGGTAATAAGGATTATCTTCAGCAAATGCTATTTATCTTTATTGATAATGCATTTAAATACACGCCTGCTGGTGAAGTATCATTGAATGCTGTATTTTATCAGAGTCAGGTAGGCATACGTATCACGGATACCGGTATTGGTATGGACAAGGACGAGGTACCTCACATCTTTGACCGATTCTATCGAGCGGATGAGTCTCGCGGTATAACCGAAGGCATCGGCCTAGGTCTCTCGATAGCGAAGTGGATTATTGATGAACACGGAGGTTCAGTTGAGGTTGTCACGCGGCAAGGAGAAGGTACAACATTTGTAATCTGGCTGCCGCTGCTCTTTGCTCCACCGCTGGAGTAG
- a CDS encoding response regulator transcription factor has protein sequence MRPNILIIDDDEKIISMLRRGLAFEGYDVKTAVNGADGLRAVLNSDPDVVILDVMMPQVDGFEVCRRLREGGSSVPVLMLTAKDEIEHRVKGLDLGADDYLVKPFALEELLARVRALLRRKSEQGGNVDKAVSYEDITLDVDSREVTRGGKRLELTAKEFELLHLFLQNPKRVLSRDLIMDKIWGYDYSGESNVLEVYIAMLRQKTEEHGGKRLIQTIRGAGYILRGDN, from the coding sequence ATGCGACCGAATATTTTAATTATTGATGATGATGAAAAAATTATATCCATGCTTCGGCGCGGTCTTGCTTTTGAAGGCTATGATGTAAAAACTGCGGTCAATGGAGCCGATGGGCTGCGTGCCGTACTGAACAGTGACCCAGATGTGGTTATTCTCGATGTGATGATGCCGCAGGTGGATGGATTTGAAGTTTGTCGGCGTCTAAGGGAGGGCGGGAGCTCAGTGCCCGTGTTAATGCTAACCGCTAAGGATGAGATAGAGCATCGGGTAAAAGGGCTTGATTTGGGAGCCGATGACTATCTGGTTAAACCGTTTGCGCTCGAGGAACTGCTGGCCCGTGTGCGTGCACTTTTGCGGCGGAAGAGCGAGCAAGGCGGCAATGTGGATAAGGCTGTATCCTATGAGGATATCACTTTGGATGTTGACTCCCGTGAAGTTACACGGGGTGGTAAACGCCTAGAGCTTACAGCAAAGGAATTTGAGCTGCTGCACTTGTTTCTGCAGAACCCCAAGCGAGTATTGTCCCGCGATCTGATTATGGATAAAATATGGGGCTATGATTATAGTGGAGAATCTAATGTGTTGGAGGTTTACATAGCCATGCTCCGTCAAAAAACGGAAGAACATGGAGGGAAACGTCTAATTCAAACCATCCGGGGAGCCGGGTACATTCTAAGAGGTGACAATTAA
- a CDS encoding S1C family serine protease, with protein sequence MNDNKDRFTRENEPAPDREWNGSTTNENSGGGQSSESGSSYYYSYGPFKSINQDNSDGIEHYNRREPERVEVTPPPTVKPVPYSTSIRTTGFDGSGGGRNGNGGNGSDGGNGWQYNRKPKSSFKSILISFLAGMVVLSGSMFAADRGNWFTGDSEEPAVTAGATAPDEGANVSPATATTSLNSGANDVSSVVDGVGPAVVKIETLVNSSSRGGSQSNPNMSDPFSQFFFGDQFGGSGSSEQTEPEPKSYSSTQLIPNSVGTGFIYDKAGYILTNQHVINGADVIQVTIEGNKKPYEAKLLGSSKDLDLAVLKIEGDNNFPAVAMGDSDTLKVGSEVVAIGNPQGFDHTVTAGVLSAKGRSIDINEEDGSGTRNYKDLLQTDASINPGNSGGPLLNMKGQVIGMNVAVSTDSQGIGFAIAVNTIKEVVQKLEDNQAIPKEPVPFIGATLMTITDEVAKQMGTDIKEGSVVAEIIYKSPAYVADLRPYDIISGVNGKNYATSQDLIDFIRTLKVGDKATLNVVRDDKKLELPITIGNKNDFVTSKTE encoded by the coding sequence ATGAACGATAACAAAGATAGATTCACTCGTGAAAATGAACCCGCACCAGATCGGGAATGGAACGGCAGCACTACTAACGAAAACAGTGGCGGCGGTCAGTCTTCCGAATCAGGATCATCATACTATTATTCTTATGGACCTTTTAAATCTATCAACCAAGATAACTCAGATGGAATAGAACATTACAATCGGCGGGAACCGGAGCGGGTAGAGGTTACACCTCCACCAACGGTTAAACCCGTACCTTACAGCACCTCGATTCGTACCACAGGTTTTGACGGCAGCGGAGGAGGACGCAACGGAAATGGAGGCAATGGCTCAGACGGCGGAAACGGATGGCAGTATAATCGCAAGCCAAAGAGCTCCTTTAAAAGCATTCTGATCTCTTTCCTGGCCGGAATGGTTGTTCTCTCAGGCTCTATGTTCGCTGCTGATCGGGGGAATTGGTTCACAGGTGATTCTGAAGAACCTGCCGTTACTGCAGGGGCTACGGCTCCTGATGAGGGTGCAAATGTGAGCCCTGCAACGGCTACGACATCACTGAATTCCGGTGCTAATGATGTTTCAAGCGTAGTAGACGGAGTAGGACCTGCAGTTGTGAAAATAGAGACACTGGTCAATTCCAGCTCTCGTGGGGGAAGCCAATCCAATCCGAATATGAGCGATCCATTCTCACAATTCTTTTTCGGTGATCAATTCGGAGGCAGCGGCTCATCGGAACAAACAGAGCCCGAACCCAAATCTTATTCAAGTACCCAACTCATCCCTAACTCGGTTGGAACAGGCTTTATCTATGATAAAGCGGGATATATTTTAACAAATCAACACGTAATTAACGGTGCAGATGTTATTCAGGTCACCATTGAAGGCAACAAAAAGCCTTATGAAGCGAAGCTGCTTGGCTCCAGCAAGGATCTGGATCTAGCCGTTCTCAAAATTGAGGGAGATAACAACTTCCCTGCAGTAGCGATGGGTGATTCGGATACTCTGAAGGTAGGATCGGAAGTTGTAGCGATAGGTAACCCACAGGGCTTTGACCACACGGTAACTGCCGGTGTTCTGAGTGCTAAAGGTCGCAGTATTGATATTAATGAAGAAGATGGCAGCGGAACCCGAAATTATAAAGACCTGCTTCAGACGGATGCATCGATTAATCCGGGGAACTCCGGTGGGCCGCTGCTCAATATGAAGGGTCAAGTTATTGGTATGAACGTAGCTGTAAGTACGGATTCACAAGGTATCGGGTTCGCTATTGCAGTCAATACCATTAAAGAGGTTGTTCAAAAACTGGAGGATAATCAAGCGATTCCAAAAGAGCCCGTTCCATTTATTGGCGCAACGCTCATGACGATTACGGATGAAGTTGCCAAGCAAATGGGCACCGATATTAAAGAAGGGTCCGTCGTAGCGGAGATTATCTACAAATCCCCTGCTTATGTAGCTGATTTACGCCCATATGATATTATTAGTGGGGTGAACGGTAAGAATTATGCAACCAGCCAGGACCTGATCGACTTTATTCGAACCCTAAAAGTGGGTGACAAGGCTACACTGAATGTAGTTCGTGACGATAAAAAGCTGGAGCTTCCAATAACTATCGGCAATAAGAACGACTTCGTTACTTCTAAAACGGAGTAA